A stretch of Thermodesulfobacteriota bacterium DNA encodes these proteins:
- a CDS encoding AAA family ATPase: MRRGEKVYYVKDFIQTVPLPSPKKIFTELDKLGYKGQEEARRAVSLAAYRHVKRLKQMHSKNTPRVDLVPRPNSILMGPTGCGKTYLIELLFGEIFKLPFVIIDMTKFTESGYVGDDVVNILVQLVYSANESIDIAECGVVVLDEFDKIAGSYSSARFAGQGTTKDVSGFGVQRELLKILEGTDVQIPLDFGFSSRGPRALISTRDISFFAVGAFSGIKNLFGSNEAGFVKNLDDNQVYDDTIAYNMSHEEADDITKFQLFGFLPELIARFNRIVPFSPLSRDTLQEIIQLKIMNYQTEFEEEGFEL, translated from the coding sequence ATGAGACGCGGTGAAAAAGTATATTATGTAAAGGACTTTATACAGACTGTTCCACTTCCTTCGCCTAAGAAAATATTTACCGAGCTAGATAAGCTTGGCTATAAAGGACAGGAAGAGGCAAGAAGAGCTGTATCGCTTGCTGCCTACCGACACGTCAAGCGTCTAAAGCAGATGCATTCTAAAAATACCCCGCGGGTAGATCTAGTTCCAAGACCTAATTCAATACTAATGGGGCCAACTGGCTGCGGAAAAACATATCTGATCGAGCTTCTTTTCGGAGAGATATTCAAACTTCCATTTGTAATTATTGATATGACTAAGTTTACGGAGTCTGGCTATGTCGGGGACGACGTAGTAAATATTCTGGTACAACTAGTGTATTCAGCAAACGAGAGCATAGATATTGCTGAGTGCGGGGTGGTTGTGCTTGATGAGTTTGATAAAATAGCGGGCTCTTACAGCAGCGCTCGTTTTGCAGGGCAAGGCACCACGAAAGATGTCTCCGGTTTTGGTGTACAAAGAGAACTCCTAAAAATTCTAGAGGGCACCGATGTTCAGATCCCTTTAGATTTTGGCTTTTCTAGCCGAGGCCCAAGGGCGCTTATATCAACCCGCGACATTTCGTTTTTTGCAGTCGGTGCATTCTCAGGAATAAAAAACCTATTTGGCAGTAATGAAGCAGGGTTTGTTAAAAACTTAGACGACAATCAAGTCTATGACGACACAATTGCATATAATATGAGCCATGAAGAGGCCGATGATATAACAAAATTTCAGCTCTTTGGTTTTCTTCCAGAGCTAATTGCAAGATTTAATAGAATTGTCCCGTTTTCACCTCTAAGCAGGGATACTTTGCAAGAAATTATTCAGCTTAAGATAATGAATTACCAAACTGAGTTTGAAGAAGAAGGATTTGAGCTT